In Prunus dulcis chromosome 1, ALMONDv2, whole genome shotgun sequence, the following are encoded in one genomic region:
- the LOC117616621 gene encoding pentatricopeptide repeat-containing protein At3g42630 isoform X2 — protein MCFKFSQATASFFFLPSTTVTESSPGTQEQIIRKWKQEECFDGKDIYVDCVPLIRSLSRQKMPHVAQELLLEMKSDGLLPSNSTLSALMLCHANNGLFPQAEAIWDEMLHSSFVPSIQVVSELFDAYGNVGCFEKVNEILAQIRSRNLSLFPEVYSLAISCFGKGGQLELMEGTLKEMISRGFPLDSATGNAFIKYYSIFGSLTEMETAYGRLKRSRFLIEEEGIRAMSFAYLKKRKFYRLAELLKNVGLGRRNLGNLSWNLLLLSYAADFKMKSLQREFLRMVEAGFHPDLTTFNIRALAFSRMSLLWDLHLSLEHMKHEKVVPDLVTCGCVVDAYLERRLGKNMYFALNKMNLDDSPLILTDPFVFEVLGKGDFHASSEAFLEFQSQREWTYRRLISVYLKKQYRRNQIFWNY, from the exons ATGTGTTTCAAGTTCTCTCAAGCCACGgcatctttctttttcctcccATCAACCACAGTCACAGAGTCGAGCCCTGGCACGCAAG AACAGATAATCCGGAAATGGAAGCAGGAAGAGTGTTTTGATGGCAAGGATATTTACGTAGATTGTGTGCCACTAATACGAAGTTTAAGTAGACAAAAGATGCCTCATGTAGCCCAGGAGCTTTTACTTGAAATGAAATCCGATGGTCTTTTGCCTAGCAACTCCACTCTATCTGCTTTGATGCTATGCCATGCGAACAATGGTCTTTTTCCTCAAGCTGAGGCAATTTGGGACGAAATGTTACATAGTTCTTTTGTGCCTAGTATTCAGGTTGTTTCCGAGTTATTTGATGCTTATGGCAATGTGGGATGTTTCGAAAAAGTGAATGAAATTTTGGCTCAGATAAGGTCTAGGAATTTAAGTTTGTTTCCAGAGGTTTACTCACTGGCTATCTCTTGCTTTGGGAAAGGGGGGCAGCTTGAATTGATGGAAGGTACATTGAAAGAAATGATTTCAAGGGGTTTCCCGTTGGACTCTGCCACTGGTAATGCCTTTATTAAATACTATAGCATTTTTGGTTCTCTGACTGAAATGGAGACCGCTTATGGCCGCCTTAAGAGGTCTAGGTTTCTTATAGAGGAAGAGGGAATCCGGGCAATGTCATTTGCGTATCTGAAGAAAAGGAAGTTTTACAGATTAGCTGAGCTCCTGAAGAATGTTGGTCTAGGTAGAAGAAACTTGGGAAATCTTTCATGGAACCTTTTGTTGTTATCCTATGCTGCTGATTTTAAGATGAAAAGCTTACAAAGAGAATTTCTGAGAATGGTGGAGGCTGGTTTCCACCCTGATCTTACTACATTTAATATTCGTGCTCTGGCCTTTTCTAGGATGTCTCTACTCTGGGATCTCCATCTGAGCCTTGAACACATGAAACATGAGAAAGTTGTTCCTGATCTTGTGACTTGTGGTTGTGTTGTTGATGCTTACTTAGAGAGAAGACTAggaaaaaatatgtattttgcTCTCAATAAAATGAATTTGGATGATTCTCCACTCATATTAACAGATCCATTTGTGTTTGAAGTTTTGGGAAAAGGGGACTTTCATGCAAGCTCAGAGGCATTTTTGGAGTTCCAGAGTCAGAGGGAATGGACTTATAGGAGGTTAATTTCAGTATATTTGAAAAAGCAATATCGGAGGAACCAGATCTTTTGGAATTACTGA
- the LOC117616255 gene encoding U-box domain-containing protein 52-like, translating into MRRGQAQNSVDTVAVAIDKDKSSQYAIKWTVENILARGQALTLLHVKHRTAVSSQTRGMVPISEVTEEAAKAHKSQLEAQANELFLPFRCFCAKKDLKCNEVIIEDTNTAKALVNYVINNSIDILVLGAPARHGLLRFRTTDVPSTVSKEAPDFCTVYVIGKGKVSSMHCATRTLPRKASSHNQIQDQPSKVFESNDTFNRNQQPRASARTKYPPRSILDGIEIRSPFTRATASNNKSYELSSETDISFVSSGRPSVDKLFPSFYDGLESGPRSSISSDMDTISSTSSYSGHKFIDMNSLQHELSSSSIESENSWSSRNMDEMEAEMRRLRLELKQTMDMYSTACKEALAAKQKAMELQQWKLEEERRLHEARIAEEAALALADEQKIKCMAAMEAAESAQRIALLEAQKRRNAEMKALRETERKKALEAKTYDFMYRKYTIEEIEVATNNFSNVNKIGEGGYGPVYRGELDHTPVAIKVLCPDAAQGRSQFQQEVQVLSCMRHPNMVLLLGACPEYGCLVYEYMANGSLEDRLFRRGNTPVIPWQLRFHIAAEIGTGLLFLHHTKPEPLVHRDLKPGNILLDHHYVSKISDVGLARLVPPSVADSVTQYHMTSTAGTFCYIDPEYQQTGMLGIKSDIYSLGVMFLQLITAKPPMGLTHHVQRAMENGTFQEMLDPAVPDWPVEEALKFAKXALQCAEMRRKDRPDLGNVVLPELNRLRKLAEDNKTML; encoded by the exons ATGAGAAGAGGACAAGCACAAAACAGCGTAGATACGGTGGCAGTGGCAATAGACAAGGACAAATCAAGTCAATATGCTATCAAATGGACAGTTGAAAATATTCTCGCCAGGGGCCAAGCTCTCACACTGCTCCATGTTAAACACAGAACTGCAGTTTCCAGCCAAA CCAGGGGCATGGTTCCTATATCTGAAGTTACAGAGGAGGCTGCAAAAGCGCACAAAAGCCAACTTGAAGCTCAAGCCAATGAGTTGTTTCTACCGTTCCGCTGCTTTTGCGCAAAAAAGGAT CTAAAATGCAATGAAGTCATAATTGAGGATACAAATACAGCAAAAGCACTGGTTAACTATGTtatcaataattcaattgacaTTTTGGTACTTGGCGCACCAGCAAGACACGGCCTTCTCAG ATTCAGAACTACGGACGTTCCAAGCACCGTGTCAAAAGAGGCACCGGATTTCTGCACTGTGTATGTCATTGGCAAAGGAAAGGTCTCATCTATGCATTGTGCTACCAGAACATTGCCCCGTAAAGCTTCCTCACATAATCAAATACAGGACCAACCCAGCAAAGTTTTTGAATCAAATGACACATTCAATCGCAACCAGCAACCTAGAG CATCAGCGAGGACTAAGTATCCACCCCGTAGTATACTAGATGGCATTGAAATCAG GTCGCCATTCACAAGAGCAACAGCTTCAAATAACAAATCATATGAGCTCTCGTCAGAGACCGATATATCATTCGTGAGTAGTGGAAGGCCAAGTGTGGATAAATTGTTTCCTTCTTTCTACGATGGTCTGGAATCAGGACCTCGAAGTTCAATCAGCTCAGATATGGACACCATAAGCTCTACATCATCTTACTCAGGACACAAGTTCATTGACATGAACTCTTTACAACATGAACTCTCATCCTCCTcaattgaaagtgaaaattCATGGTCATCACGGAATATG GATGAAATGGAAGCTGAAATGAGGAGGCTCAGGCTAGAGCTCAAGCAAACGATGGACATGTACAGTACAGCCTGCAAGGAGGCACTCGCGGCAAAACAGAAG GCAATGGAACTTCAACAATggaaattggaagaagaacGGAGATTACACGAGGCACGAATAGCTGAGGAAGCTGCATTGGCACTTGCAGATgagcagaaaataaaatgtatgGCAGCCATGGAGGCTGCAGAATCAGCTCAAAGGATTGCATTACTGGAAGCACAGAAAAGGAGGAATGCAGAAATGAAAGCCCTTAGAGAAACTGAGAGGAAGAAGGCATTAGAAGCAAAAACATATGATTTCATGTACAGGAAATACACAATTGAGGAGATCGAAGTAGcaacaaataatttttcaaacGTAAACAAGATTGGGGAAGGAGGCTATGGGCCAGTATACAGAGGTGAACTAGACCACACACCAGTGGCAATAAAAGTTCTATGTCCTGACGCAGCTCAAGGACGGTCACAGTTCCAGCAAGAG GTTCAAGTATTGAGTTGCATGCGCCATCCAAACATGGTTCTCCTTCTTGGAGCCTGCCCAGAGTATGGTTGCCTGGTCTATGAGTACATGGCTAATGGGAGCTTAGAAGACCGTCTCTTCCGGCGAGGTAACACCCCAGTTATTCCTTGGCAACTAAGGTTCCATATAGCTGCAGAAATTGGCACCGGCCTTTTGTTCCTTCATCATACCAAGCCAGAACCCCTTGTACACCGTGACCTGAAACCCGGAAACATTTTGCTAGACCATCACTATGTGAGCAAGATCAGTGATGTTGGTTTGGCCAGGCTAGTGCCTCCATCAGTAGCCGATTCAGTCACTCAATATCATATGACATCAACAGCCGGAACATTCTGTTATATAGACCCAGAGTATCAGCAAACTGGGATGCTTGGAATCAAATCTGATATCTACTCACTTGGGGTCATGTTTCTACAACTAATAACAGCCAAGCCACCAATGGGTTTGACTCATCATGTTCAGCGGGCTATGGAGAACGGGACTTTCCAAGAGATGCTTGACCCTGCTGTTCCTGACTGGCCAGTTGAGGAAGCCTTAAAGTTTGCCAAGATNGCTTTACAATGTGCCGAAATGAGGCGTAAAGACAGACCGGATCTTGGCAATGTTGTGCTNCCTGAGCTGAACAGATTGAGAAAACTAGCCGAAGATAACAAGAC GATGTTATAA
- the LOC117616244 gene encoding pollen receptor-like kinase 2, protein MLRTYTTIMEHHQQQQQRNKKNIMVMMMLRASSLSRTMILFFVIVLLNVRVASSAGASDSETLLKFKDSLKNTDGLTNWKSSSIPCQGATSNWVGIRCDGKGRVWGLQLEKMGLNGDINVDILKDLPDLRTISFMKNNFDGPMPDLRKLTALKTVYLSDNKFSGAIPPDWFAGMSSLKKIHLANNQFTGEIPRSLTGLDKLVELSLENNKFKGKIPDFRQPAGFTTFNVSNNKLEGEIPEGLRKLDASSFAGNEDLCGGTLKACPSKKPATWSIVVVVIIVIVALAAIAIAAFFILRRRNKASESSIEDPPPSTVTVQNRSVRNEPEQQASAPGSPENLNGREVSGKQNKADQSLKLSFVRDDRERFDMQDLLRASAEVLGSGCFGSSYKAALLSGPVMVVKRYKQMNNVGKEDFQEHMRRIGRLAHPNLLPLVAYYYKKEEKLLISDHVQKGSLAVHLHGHQTVGQPSLDWQTRLKIVKGVAQGLRYLYHELPSLVAPHGHLKSSNVLLNESYEPLLTDYGLIPVVNQEHAHTLMVAYKSPEFMQSKRITKKTDVWGFGVLILEILTGKLPTNFLQHGKASEEDLASWVNSVPQDEWFSQVFDRDMGAGKNSEGEMLKLLNIGLGCCEGEVEKRWDLKEVVERIEEVKERDNNHGDEDFLSSCASEGDMTKIVG, encoded by the exons ATGCTACGTACCTACACCACCATTATGGAACaccatcaacaacaacaacaacgtAACAAGAAGAACATCATGGTAATGATGATGCTTCGGGCATCATCGTTGTCTCGTACCATGATCCTGTTCTTCGTTATCGTGTTGTTGAATGTTCGTGTTGCCTCTTCTGCTGGGGCTTCTGATAGCGAAACCCTCCTCAAGTTCAAGGACTCCTTGAAGAACACGGATGGATTGACCAATTGGAAAAGTTCATCCATTCCATGCCAAGGAGCAACGTCGAATTGGGTTGGAATTCGTTGCGATGGAAAAGGGAGAGTTTGGGGTCTGCAGCTTGAGAAAATGGGGCTCAATGGTGACATCAATGTGGACATACTCAAGGACCTGCCTGACTTACGAACCATAAGCTTTATGAAGAACAACTTTGATGGTCCCATGCCTGACTTGAGGAAACTTACTGCCTTAAAAACTGTCTACTTGTCCGATAACAAATTCTCCGGGGCCATTCCTCCCGATTGGTTCGCGGGAATGTCTTCGTTGAAGAAGATTCACTTGGCGAATAATCAGTTTACAGGGGAGATTCCTAGGTCGTTGACAGGTTTGGACAAGCTGGTGGAGCTGAGTcttgaaaataacaaatttaaaggCAAAATACCAGATTTTAGGCAGCCCGCCGGGTTCACAACCTTTAATGTGTCTAACAACAAATTGGAGGGTGAGATCCCGGAAGGCCTTCGAAAATTGGATGCAAGCTCCTTCGCTG GTAATGAAGATCTATGTGGAGGGACATTAAAAGCTTGCCCCTCAAAGAAGCCCGCAACCTGGAGTATCGTGGTGGTTGTGATCATCGTGATAGTAGCACTCGCAGCCATTGCTATTGCAGCGTTCTTCATCCTCAGACGCCGCAACAAAGCATCTGAATCATCAATAGAGGATCCACCGCCATCAACAGTAACTGTCCAGAACAGATCAGTTCGAAACGAACCAGAGCAACAAGCAAGTGCTCCAGGCTCACCCGAAAACTTGAATGGGAGAGAAGTAAGTGGAAAGCAAAATAAGGCTGATCAGAGCTTGAAGCTTTCCTTTGTGAGAGATGACAGGGAGAGGTTTGATATGCAAGACTTGCTGAGAGCCTCGGCCGAGGTGTTGGGCAGTGGTTGTTTTGGGTCTTCTTACAAGGCTGCTTTGCTGAGTGGACCAGTGATGGTTGTGAAGAGGTATAAGCAGATGAACAATGTAGGAAAAGAGGATTTCCAAGAGCATATGAGAAGGATAGGGAGATTGGCACATCCTAATTTGCTTCCACTTGTGGCTTATTATTATAAGAAGGAAGAGAAGCTCTTGATTTCTGACCATGTTCAAAAGGGTAGCTTGGCTGTTCATCTTCATG GACACCAAACCGTAGGCCAACCAAGCTTAGACTGGCAAACCCGTTTGAAGATTGTCAAAGGAGTAGCCCAGGGGTTACGCTATCTCTACCATGAGCTTCCCAGCCTAGTTGCACCACACGGCCATCTCAAATCCTCAAATGTCCTTCTCAACGAGTCCTACGAGCCCCTCCTCACTGACTACGGCCTCATCCCAGTGGTGAACCAAGAGCATGCTCACACCCTCATGGTGGCCTACAAGTCCCCAGAGTTCATGCAAAGCAAGCGCATCACGAAGAAGACTGATGTGTGGGGCTTCGGCGTGCTGATCTTGGAGATCTTAACTGGGAAGTTGCCCACCAACTTTTTGCAGCATGGGAAGGCAAGTGAGGAGGACTTGGCGAGCTGGGTCAACTCGGTGCCTCAGGACGAGTGGTTCAGTCAGGTGTTTGATAGAGATATGGGGGCAGGCAAGAATAGTGAGGGGGAGATGCTCAAGCTCTTGAACATTGGGTTGGGTTGTTGTGAAGGGGAGGTGGAGAAGAGATGGGATTTGAAAGAGGTTGTGGAGAGGATTGAAGAggtgaaagagagagataacAATCATGGCGATGAAGATTTTTTATCTTCTTGTGCTAGCGAAGGCGACATGACGAAGATTGTTGGTTGA
- the LOC117614469 gene encoding tRNA pseudouridine synthase A isoform X1 — protein MENKVLIQYNHTDPCSFARWTTKECFQFMSARPWQQVMDFYSDVVKDRKPLSALLGKACLSKSNIYNRLESLPPSQDKGGRWARLTFKIVVSYHGGSFDGWQRQPGLNTVQSVVEKSLGKFVDERKAQMLKDKGLPLEGAALVAGRTDKGVTAVHQVCSFYTWRKDVKSQDITDAINSAAPGKLRVVSVTEVSRAFHPNFTAKWRHYLYIFPFNDEEDMEQSNQSGENVQNFKSQENYHEHKNGCDQCNEANVGNLVINDNEDLETLKPREFTVSRVNQLLQKLEGKLLSYKMFARDTKPSRNEGPPTECFLYHARAKESKLPCSEHEKGRRVMCIELVANRFLRRMVRVLVATSIREAAAGADEDALLKLMDATCRRATAPPAPPDGLCLVDVGYEEFDPQDCLILKE, from the exons ATGGAAAACAAGGTTTTAATTCAGTACAACCACACGGATCCCTGCTCATTTGCGCGTTGGACTACCAA GGAATGCTTCCAGTTCATGTCTGCCAGGCCATGGCAACAAGTTATGGATTTTTATTCGGATGTGGTGAAGGACCGCAAGCCCTTATCAGCGTTGTTGGGCAAAGCTTGTTTGAGTAAGAGTAACATTTACAATAGGCTAGAGAGTCTACCGCCATCTCAAGATAAGGGTGGGAGGTGGGCACGACTAACATTCAAGATTGTTGTTTCGTATCATGGTGGTTCCTTTGATGGCTGGCAAAGGCAGCCAGGCCTCAACACTGTTCAAAG TGTGGTGGAAAAATCTCTGGGAAAATTTGTTGATGAGAGGAAAGCGCAGATGCTGAAAGACAAAGGTTTGCCATTAGAAGGCGCTGCTCTTGTTGCCGGACGCACTGACAAAGGAGTGACTGCCGTTCATCaagtttgttcttttt ATACTTGGAGAAAGGATGTCAAATCTCAAGATATTACAGATGCCATCAATAGTGCAGCACCAGGAAAACTCAGGGTCGTATCAGTTACTGAG GTATCACGTGCCTTCCATCCAAATTTTACTGCCAAATGGAggcattatttatatatatttccattTAATGATGAGGAGGACATGGAGCAAAGTAATCAGAGTGGAGAGaatgttcaaaattttaagagtCAAGAGAATTATCATGAGCATAAAAATGGATGTGATCAATGCAATGAAGCAAATGTTGGGAACTTAGTTATCAACGATAACGAAGACCTTGAAACTCTGAAACCTCGGGAATTCACCGTAAGCAGGGTGAACCAACTTTTACAGAAACTAGAAGGAAAGTTATTATCGTATAAGATGTTTGCACGTGATACCAAACCATCCAGAAATGA GGGTCCGCCAACAGAGTGTTTTCTCTACCATGCTCGAGCAAAAGAATCCAAACTACCATGTTCA GAGCATGAGAAAGGAAGAAGGGTTATGTGTATTGAACTTGTTGCTAATCGATTCTTACGCAGG ATGGTTCGGGTTCTTGTGGCAACCTCAATAAGGGAAGCGGCTGCAGGTGCAGATGAGGATGCATTGCTAAAGCTGATGGATGCTACATGCAGACGTGCCACTGCTCCCCCAGCACCCCCTGATGGTTTATGTCTTGTTGATGTGGGTTATGAAGAATTTGATCCACAAGATTGCCTCATCTTGAAAGAGTGA
- the LOC117614469 gene encoding uncharacterized protein LOC117614469 isoform X2 → MENKVLIQYNHTDPCSFARWTTKECFQFMSARPWQQVMDFYSDVVKDRKPLSALLGKACLSKSNIYNRLESLPPSQDKGGRWARLTFKIVVSYHGGSFDGWQRQPGLNTVQSVVEKSLGKFVDERKAQMLKDKGLPLEGAALVAGRTDKGVTAVHQVCSFYTWRKDVKSQDITDAINSAAPGKLRVVSVTEVSRAFHPNFTAKWRHYLYIFPFNDEEDMEQSNQSGENVQNFKSQENYHEHKNGCDQCNEANVGNLVINDNEDLETLKPREFTVSRVNQLLQKLEGKLLSYKMFARDTKPSRNEGPPTECFLYHARAKESKLPCSEHEKGRRVMCIELVANRFLRRHR, encoded by the exons ATGGAAAACAAGGTTTTAATTCAGTACAACCACACGGATCCCTGCTCATTTGCGCGTTGGACTACCAA GGAATGCTTCCAGTTCATGTCTGCCAGGCCATGGCAACAAGTTATGGATTTTTATTCGGATGTGGTGAAGGACCGCAAGCCCTTATCAGCGTTGTTGGGCAAAGCTTGTTTGAGTAAGAGTAACATTTACAATAGGCTAGAGAGTCTACCGCCATCTCAAGATAAGGGTGGGAGGTGGGCACGACTAACATTCAAGATTGTTGTTTCGTATCATGGTGGTTCCTTTGATGGCTGGCAAAGGCAGCCAGGCCTCAACACTGTTCAAAG TGTGGTGGAAAAATCTCTGGGAAAATTTGTTGATGAGAGGAAAGCGCAGATGCTGAAAGACAAAGGTTTGCCATTAGAAGGCGCTGCTCTTGTTGCCGGACGCACTGACAAAGGAGTGACTGCCGTTCATCaagtttgttcttttt ATACTTGGAGAAAGGATGTCAAATCTCAAGATATTACAGATGCCATCAATAGTGCAGCACCAGGAAAACTCAGGGTCGTATCAGTTACTGAG GTATCACGTGCCTTCCATCCAAATTTTACTGCCAAATGGAggcattatttatatatatttccattTAATGATGAGGAGGACATGGAGCAAAGTAATCAGAGTGGAGAGaatgttcaaaattttaagagtCAAGAGAATTATCATGAGCATAAAAATGGATGTGATCAATGCAATGAAGCAAATGTTGGGAACTTAGTTATCAACGATAACGAAGACCTTGAAACTCTGAAACCTCGGGAATTCACCGTAAGCAGGGTGAACCAACTTTTACAGAAACTAGAAGGAAAGTTATTATCGTATAAGATGTTTGCACGTGATACCAAACCATCCAGAAATGA GGGTCCGCCAACAGAGTGTTTTCTCTACCATGCTCGAGCAAAAGAATCCAAACTACCATGTTCA GAGCATGAGAAAGGAAGAAGGGTTATGTGTATTGAACTTGTTGCTAATCGATTCTTACGCAGG CATCGTTGA
- the LOC117616621 gene encoding pentatricopeptide repeat-containing protein At3g42630 isoform X1 produces MEGTLLLSTTCVSSSLKPRHLSFSSHQPQSQSRALARKIIRKWKQEECFDGKDIYVDCVPLIRSLSRQKMPHVAQELLLEMKSDGLLPSNSTLSALMLCHANNGLFPQAEAIWDEMLHSSFVPSIQVVSELFDAYGNVGCFEKVNEILAQIRSRNLSLFPEVYSLAISCFGKGGQLELMEGTLKEMISRGFPLDSATGNAFIKYYSIFGSLTEMETAYGRLKRSRFLIEEEGIRAMSFAYLKKRKFYRLAELLKNVGLGRRNLGNLSWNLLLLSYAADFKMKSLQREFLRMVEAGFHPDLTTFNIRALAFSRMSLLWDLHLSLEHMKHEKVVPDLVTCGCVVDAYLERRLGKNMYFALNKMNLDDSPLILTDPFVFEVLGKGDFHASSEAFLEFQSQREWTYRRLISVYLKKQYRRNQIFWNY; encoded by the exons ATGGAGGGCACTCTTCTTCTGAGCACAACATGTGTTTCAAGTTCTCTCAAGCCACGgcatctttctttttcctcccATCAACCACAGTCACAGAGTCGAGCCCTGGCACGCAAG ATAATCCGGAAATGGAAGCAGGAAGAGTGTTTTGATGGCAAGGATATTTACGTAGATTGTGTGCCACTAATACGAAGTTTAAGTAGACAAAAGATGCCTCATGTAGCCCAGGAGCTTTTACTTGAAATGAAATCCGATGGTCTTTTGCCTAGCAACTCCACTCTATCTGCTTTGATGCTATGCCATGCGAACAATGGTCTTTTTCCTCAAGCTGAGGCAATTTGGGACGAAATGTTACATAGTTCTTTTGTGCCTAGTATTCAGGTTGTTTCCGAGTTATTTGATGCTTATGGCAATGTGGGATGTTTCGAAAAAGTGAATGAAATTTTGGCTCAGATAAGGTCTAGGAATTTAAGTTTGTTTCCAGAGGTTTACTCACTGGCTATCTCTTGCTTTGGGAAAGGGGGGCAGCTTGAATTGATGGAAGGTACATTGAAAGAAATGATTTCAAGGGGTTTCCCGTTGGACTCTGCCACTGGTAATGCCTTTATTAAATACTATAGCATTTTTGGTTCTCTGACTGAAATGGAGACCGCTTATGGCCGCCTTAAGAGGTCTAGGTTTCTTATAGAGGAAGAGGGAATCCGGGCAATGTCATTTGCGTATCTGAAGAAAAGGAAGTTTTACAGATTAGCTGAGCTCCTGAAGAATGTTGGTCTAGGTAGAAGAAACTTGGGAAATCTTTCATGGAACCTTTTGTTGTTATCCTATGCTGCTGATTTTAAGATGAAAAGCTTACAAAGAGAATTTCTGAGAATGGTGGAGGCTGGTTTCCACCCTGATCTTACTACATTTAATATTCGTGCTCTGGCCTTTTCTAGGATGTCTCTACTCTGGGATCTCCATCTGAGCCTTGAACACATGAAACATGAGAAAGTTGTTCCTGATCTTGTGACTTGTGGTTGTGTTGTTGATGCTTACTTAGAGAGAAGACTAggaaaaaatatgtattttgcTCTCAATAAAATGAATTTGGATGATTCTCCACTCATATTAACAGATCCATTTGTGTTTGAAGTTTTGGGAAAAGGGGACTTTCATGCAAGCTCAGAGGCATTTTTGGAGTTCCAGAGTCAGAGGGAATGGACTTATAGGAGGTTAATTTCAGTATATTTGAAAAAGCAATATCGGAGGAACCAGATCTTTTGGAATTACTGA
- the LOC117616251 gene encoding uncharacterized protein LOC117616251 produces MGGFSNVTKLSLNSRVEEEEGSRRERMSNIVDNGNHQGVRTIAVAVDEGIASQNALKWAVNHLLYGSTRHTPIKLLHVINPSNSKNTPHATGQAHEAQNMDFMLPFRCYCTRKRVQCETVVLEDQDVAEALLDYISRNGIEFIVLGATATSRIGFSRRLFKASESIPGRVLKLAPHFCSVYTIKQGRVCEGREASRPLPNIRAADERAEESNHVGRAPSNRAYDEVSLPDNDISLGRPSTDSISFYQNFGSADMSRVLSESSNYLESIAKLESDFGSFDLNIPHELSSNAQGMPFLSQKVLDEMEDEMKRLRVELKQTMDMYHAACKEAVAAKQKAIELEEWKMKEGQRLEETRRALEATLAAMEKERANSKATILAADGGAAEQFADKELQRTINADQIFKALREANDEEKKRVLDALGQSDIVFKYQSLVHILVVLFFFSLYYSLF; encoded by the exons ATGGGAGGCTTCTCTAACGTAACG aagttaTCTCTGAATTCGAGagttgaggaggaggagggatCAAGGAGGGAGAGAATGTCGAATATTGTTGATAATGGAAATCATCAAGGCGTAAGGACAATAGCAGTGGCCGTAGACGAGGGCATTGCCAGCCAAAATGCTTTGAAATGGGCTGTTAATCATCTTCTCTATGGATCTACCCGTCATACTCCTATCAAGCTTCTCCATGTTATTAACCCTTCTAATTCCAAAAATACCCCCCATGCAACtg GGCAAGCTCATGAAGCTCAAAACATGGACTTCATGCTTCCATTTCGGTGCTATTGTACTCGCAAACGA gTACAATGTGAGACTGTTGTGCTGGAGGATCAAGATGTGGCCGAGGCATTACTTGACTACATCTCCCGCAATGGCATTGAGTTTATTGTTCTTGGTGCTACCGCTACATCCAGGATTGGGTTTTCTAG GCGTCTGTTCAAGGCATCTGAGTCTATTCCAGGCAGAGTCCTAAAGTTGGCACCACATTTCTGCTCTGTATACACCATCAAACAAGGTAGGGTATGCGAAGGGCGCGAAGCCTCTCGTCCTCTACCAAACATTCGAGCAGCTGATGAGAGGGCAGAAGAATCTAATCACGT AGGCAGAGCTCCAAGCAACAGAGCATATGATGAGGTCTCATTGCCTGACAATGACATCTCGCTTGGAAGACCAAGTACTGATAGCATATCtttttaccaaaattttgggtcTGCTGATATGAGCCGAGTTCTTTCAGAATCCTCAAATTACTTGGAGAGTATTGCAAAACTAGAATCAGATTTCGGCAGTTTCGATTTGAACATTCCACATGAACTGTCATCAAATGCCCAAGGAATGCCATTCCTGTCACAGAAAGTATTG GATGAAATGGAAGATGAGATGAAAAGGCTTAGAGTGGAGCTGAAGCAAACGATGGACATGTACCATGCAGCCTGCAAAGAAGCAGTGGCAGCAAAACAGAAG GCTATTGAGCTGGAAGAGTGGAAAATGAAAGAAGGGCAAAGACTAGAAGAGACACGACGTGCCCTAGAAGCAACTCTGGCAGCTATGGAGAAGGAAAGAGCCAACTCTAAGGCAACAATTTTGGCAGCTGATGGCGGAGCAGCTGAGCAGTTTGCTGACAAAGAGTTGCAAAGGACCATAAATGCGGATCAGATCTTCAAAGCTCTAAGAGAGGCTAatgatgaagagaagaaaagggtTTTGGATGCTTTAGGCCAGTCTGATATAGTTTTCAAATACCAAAGCTTAGTTCAtattttagttgttttatttttcttttctttgtactATTCACTATTTTAG